In a single window of the Nicotiana tomentosiformis chromosome 8, ASM39032v3, whole genome shotgun sequence genome:
- the LOC104084650 gene encoding cation/H(+) antiporter 18-like, translating into MASNVTVKCPTPMKATSNGVFQGDNPLDYALPLAIVQICLVLVLTRVLAYLLRPLRQPRVIAEIVGGVLLGPSALGRNEKYLQAIFPPKSLTVLDTLANFGLLFFLFLVGLELDPKSLRRTGKKALSIALAGISVPFALGIGTSIVLRATISQGVNQGPFLIFMGVALSITAFPVLARILAELKLLTTDVGRMAMSAAAVNDVAAWILLALAIALSGVGRSPLISLWVLLCGTGFVLLCILIAPRIFKWMARRCSEGEPVDEKYVCATLAAVLAAGFVTDTIGIHALFGAFVLGVLVPKEGPFAGALVEKVEDLVSGLFLPLYFVSSGLKTNVATIQGAQSWGLLVLVIVTACFGKIVGTIVVSLLCKLPVQEAVTLGFLMNTKGLVELIVLNIGKDRGVLNDQTFAIMVLMALFTTFITTPIVISVYKPAKLAVTAYKHRTIERKNTSKQLRILTCFHSTRNIPTMLNLIEVSRGIEKREGLRVYAMHLTELSERSSAILMVHKAKKNGLPFWNTEQVQDSNQIVVAFETFQHLSKVSIRPTTAISPMNSMHEDIVTSAERKRVAMIILPFHKHPRLDGHLETTRGDLRHVNRRVLQHAPCSVGILVDRGLGGASHIPSSNVDFSITVLFFGGHDDREALAYGVRIAEHPGISLVVVRFTVDPEVTGSSVKIEMNDNSTPEARSEDEEYLADVKHKSSMDGSIKFEERTVKDARGTIEAIREYNCCNLFLVGRMPEGQLVLALDKRSDCPELGSLGNLLTSPEFSTTASVLVVQQYRSQLPRESLSSLKEEGESTDGDYNSE; encoded by the exons ACCAATGAAAGCTACATCTAATGGTGTATTTCAAGGGGATAATCCATTGGATTATGCACTTCCTCTTGCCATTGTTCAGATATGTTTAGTACTTGTACTCACTCGTGTTCTTGCCTATCTTCTTCGGCCATTGAGACAACCTCGTGTCATTGCTGAGATTGTT ggAGGGGTTCTACTTGGTCCATCTGCTCTAGGCCGCAACGAGAAGTATCTGCAAGCTATATTTCCACCGAAGAGTCTTACAGTGCTAGATACCTTAGCCAATTTTGGCCTCCTCTTCTTTCTTTTCCTCGTTGGACTGGAGCTAGATCCAAAGTCCCTTCGTCGGACTGGAAAGAAAGCTCTAAGCATTGCCCTAGCAGGAATCAGTGTTCCTTTTGCATTAGGAATCGGGACATCCATTGTTCTCCGGGCAACTATTTCTCAAGGAGTAAACCAAGGCCCTTTTCTGATCTTCATGGGAGTTGCCCTTTCTATTACTGCCTTCCCCGTTTTGGCTCGTATTTTAGCTGAACTCAAGCTTTTAACAACTGATGTTGGTCGAATGGCTATGTCTGCTGCAGCAGTCAATGATGTGGCCGCATGGATTCTACTCGCTTTAGCTATTGCCCTCTCAGGTGTTGGTCGTTCTCCTCTTATTTCGTTGTGGGTCCTTTTGTGTGGGACTGGTTTTGTGCTACTATGCATACTCATCGCTCCTCGTATATTCAAATGGATGGCGAGACGTTGTTCTGAGGGTGAGCCAGTGGACGAAAAATATGTGTGCGCTACATTGGCAGCTGTTTTGGCTGCAGGATTTGTGACTGACACGATTGGCATTCATGCCCTGTTCGGAGCTTTTGTGCTCGGTGTTCTTGTCCCAAAGGAGGGACCTTTTGCGGGTGCTCTAGTGGAAAAAGTCGAGGATCTTGTCTCTGGTCTATTTCTTCCTCTCTACTTTGTGTCTAGTGGATTGAAAACGAACGTAGCCACTATTCAAGGAGCTCAATCATGGGGTCTTCTTGTTCTTGTCATAGTTACGGCATGTTTTGGAAAGATTGTTGGCACTATTGTGGTCTCACTATTGTGCAAATTGCCGGTCCAAGAGGCTGTAACTCTCGGTTTTTTGATGAACACTAAAGGTTTGGTGGAGCTCATTGTTCTCAACATTGGCAAAGATAGAGGA GTACTTAATGATCAAACATTTGCCATCATGGTGTTGATGGCTCTCTTCACAACATTCATCACGACGCCTATAGTGATATCAGTATATAAGCCAGCTAAATTAGCCGTGACAGCATACAAGCACAGAACAATAGAGAGGAAAAACACGAGTAAACAGCTCCGAATCTTGACCTGTTTCCACAGCACAAGAAACATTCCTACAATGCTCAATCTCATTGAGGTTTCTCGGGGTATTGAGAAGAGGGAAGGACTTCGTGTCTATGCGATGCACCTCACGGAGCTTTCGGAAAGGTCCTCTGCAATTCTGATGGTCCACAAGGCTAAAAAGAATGGACTTCCCTTTTGGAACACCGAACAGGTACAAGATTCAAATCAAATTGTTGTAGCTTTTGAGACTTTCCAGCATCTTAGTAAGGTGTCTATTCGACCGACTACTGCAATCTCTCCTATGAACAGCATGCATGAGGACATAGTGACTAGTGCTGAGAGAAAAAGGGTTGCAATGATAATTCTCCCATTTCATAAGCACCCGAGACTTGATGGACATTTGGAAACAACCCGAGGTGATCTTAGGCATGTGAACAGGAGAGTTCTTCAGCATGCACCATGTTCGGTTGGCATATTAGTAGACCGTGGTCTCGGTGGAGCTTCTCATATACCTTCAAGTAATGTTGACTTTTCGATAACCGTCTTGTTTTTCGGGGGACATGATGATCGCGAAGCGCTAGCTTACGGTGTGCGTATCGCTGAGCACCCGGGGATCAGTTTGGTGGTGGTTCGGTTCACAGTGGACCCTGAGGTTACTGGGAGCAGTGTCAAGATTGAAATGAACGACAACTCTACCCCCGAGGCTCGATCTGAGGATGAAGAGTACCTTGCTGATGTGAAGCACAAATCTTCAATGGATGGCTCGATCAAATTTGAGGAGAGGACAGTGAAAGATGCTCGAGGGACTATAGAAGCAATCCGTGAATACAATTGCTGCAATCTGTTTCTGGTTGGCAGAATGCCCGAGGGACAATTAGTTCTAGCTTTGGATAAAAGAAGTGACTGCCCAGAATTGGGATCTTTAGGGAACTTATTGACATCACCAGAATTTTCAACGACAGCGTCAGTGTTGGTGGTGCAGCAGTATCGCAGCCAGTTACCTCGAGAATCACTCAGTTCTTTGAAGGAAGAAGGAGAGTCAACAGACGGTGATTATAATTCAGAATAA